One Nocardioides aromaticivorans genomic window carries:
- a CDS encoding ABC transporter ATP-binding protein: MSAVLELAEVTVRRGQATLLDRVSWVVREGERWILLGANGAGKTTLMQVAAAQMYPTTGAVGVLGELIGTVDVFELRPRIGVSSAALAELIPRDEKVRDVVLSASYAVLGRWREQYDDVDHARADALLREVGVMHLADRTFGTLSEGERKRVQIARALMTDPELLLLDEPAAGLDLGGREDLVSTMSVLAYDPTSPATVLVSHHVEEIPPGFTHVLMLRGGGVVAQGPMESTLNAEALSATFGMPLVLEQNDGRYAARRRQRRG, encoded by the coding sequence ATGTCCGCCGTGCTCGAGCTCGCAGAGGTGACCGTACGGCGTGGCCAGGCCACGCTGCTCGACCGCGTGAGCTGGGTGGTCCGCGAGGGGGAGCGGTGGATCCTGCTCGGGGCGAACGGTGCGGGCAAGACCACGCTGATGCAGGTCGCCGCCGCCCAGATGTATCCCACCACCGGTGCCGTCGGCGTGCTCGGTGAGCTGATCGGGACCGTCGACGTGTTCGAGCTGCGTCCGCGCATCGGCGTCTCGAGCGCCGCGCTCGCCGAGCTGATCCCGCGCGACGAGAAGGTCCGTGACGTGGTGCTGTCGGCGTCGTACGCCGTGCTGGGCCGCTGGCGCGAGCAGTACGACGACGTCGACCACGCCCGCGCCGACGCGCTCCTGCGGGAGGTCGGTGTCATGCACCTCGCCGACCGCACCTTCGGGACGCTCAGCGAGGGCGAGCGCAAGCGCGTCCAGATCGCCCGCGCCCTGATGACCGACCCCGAGCTGCTGCTCCTCGACGAGCCGGCTGCCGGCCTCGACCTCGGCGGCCGCGAGGACCTGGTGTCGACGATGTCGGTGCTCGCCTACGACCCGACGTCGCCGGCGACCGTCCTCGTGTCGCACCACGTCGAGGAGATCCCGCCGGGCTTCACCCATGTGCTGATGCTGCGCGGTGGCGGCGTCGTGGCGCAGGGTCCGATGGAGTCGACGCTCAACGCCGAGGCCCTGTCGGCGACCTTCGGCATGCCGCTCGTGCTGGAGCAGAACGACGGACGGTACGCCGCCCGCCGCCGCCAGCGGCGTGGCTAG
- the fabG gene encoding 3-oxoacyl-ACP reductase FabG produces MNEPRSVLVTGGNRGIGRAIAEAFLANGDKVAVTTRSGGAPDGALELKADITDAAAVDAAFAAAEEAHGPVEVLVANAGITADTLLLRMSEDDWQSVIDTNLTGSFRLAKRAAKGMLRQKKGRIIFISSVVGLLGSPGQVNYAASKAGLVGMARSMARELGPRSITANVVAPGYVDTDMTAVLTDEQKEGIRSQVPLGRYADPTEVAGAVLWLASSSASYVTGAVIPVDGGLGMGH; encoded by the coding sequence GTGAACGAACCCCGATCCGTCCTGGTCACCGGCGGCAACCGCGGCATCGGCCGCGCCATCGCCGAAGCGTTCCTCGCCAACGGCGACAAGGTCGCCGTCACCACCCGGAGCGGCGGTGCGCCCGACGGCGCGCTCGAGCTCAAGGCCGACATCACCGACGCCGCTGCCGTCGACGCCGCCTTCGCCGCGGCCGAGGAGGCCCACGGCCCCGTCGAGGTGCTCGTCGCCAACGCCGGCATCACCGCCGACACCCTGCTGCTCCGCATGTCGGAGGACGACTGGCAGTCGGTGATCGACACGAACCTCACCGGATCCTTCCGGCTGGCCAAGCGTGCCGCCAAGGGCATGCTGCGCCAGAAGAAGGGCCGGATCATCTTCATCTCCAGCGTCGTCGGCCTGCTCGGCTCGCCCGGCCAGGTCAACTACGCCGCCTCGAAGGCCGGCCTGGTGGGCATGGCCCGCTCGATGGCCCGCGAGCTCGGCCCGCGGTCCATCACCGCGAACGTCGTGGCGCCCGGTTACGTCGACACCGACATGACCGCGGTGCTCACCGACGAGCAGAAGGAAGGCATCCGGAGCCAGGTCCCGCTCGGCCGGTACGCCGACCCGACGGAGGTCGCCGGAGCCGTGCTCTGGCTGGCGAGCTCGTCGGCGTCGTACGTCACCGGCGCGGTCATCCCTGTCGACGGCGGACTCGGAATGGGGCACTGA
- a CDS encoding PP2C family protein-serine/threonine phosphatase, whose translation MQDHAEWARLRDRLLARGRMPALPAGWSHQSAMLAASGFAYGGDFIVSDLSADQQRLQAVLVDVCGGGESAVPAAVRFAGALESLVVAVPDDALLGAANAYLQRQPSDEDLATAVQVVLDLATGEYLIRSAGHPPALHWSLATAEWVIDNARGTALGVCDAPEFGQTTGVLAPGEALMFYTDGVVESRSADIDEGIAWLRAAARTAVLDGWEGAAKRLIAQVDRGDDDRAVLIVRRLAPGGI comes from the coding sequence ATGCAGGATCACGCCGAATGGGCCAGATTGCGCGACAGGTTGCTCGCGCGCGGGCGCATGCCGGCGCTCCCCGCGGGCTGGTCGCACCAGTCGGCGATGCTCGCCGCCTCCGGTTTCGCGTACGGCGGCGACTTCATCGTGAGCGACCTGTCGGCCGACCAGCAGCGGCTCCAGGCCGTGCTCGTCGACGTGTGCGGCGGCGGTGAGTCGGCGGTGCCGGCCGCGGTGAGGTTCGCCGGCGCGCTCGAGAGCCTCGTCGTCGCCGTACCGGACGACGCGCTGCTGGGCGCCGCCAACGCCTACCTCCAGCGCCAGCCGTCCGACGAGGACCTGGCGACGGCCGTGCAGGTCGTGCTCGACCTCGCCACGGGGGAGTACCTGATCCGCAGCGCCGGCCACCCGCCCGCCCTGCACTGGTCGCTCGCGACGGCCGAGTGGGTGATCGACAACGCCCGCGGCACCGCGCTGGGGGTGTGCGACGCACCGGAGTTCGGCCAGACGACCGGCGTGCTCGCGCCCGGTGAGGCGCTGATGTTCTACACCGACGGCGTCGTCGAGTCGCGCTCCGCCGACATCGACGAGGGCATCGCCTGGCTCCGCGCCGCTGCGCGCACCGCAGTGCTCGACGGCTGGGAGGGGGCCGCGAAGCGGCTCATCGCGCAGGTCGACCGGGGTGACGACGACCGCGCGGTGCTCATCGTTCGACGGCTGGCACCCGGTGGAATATAG
- a CDS encoding alpha/beta hydrolase, with the protein MSEPTDVETTVDILGEPWVVETIPLDDDFEGEVVATLVSRRGDSPTEHAVLHVHGFSDYFFHTEYGEWWLEREHDVYGLDLRKYGRSIRPHQSATYVADLEEYFADLDAAWERITVRDGHTRVVVSGHSTGGLIVALWADARQPAELAGLLLNSPWLDLQGRPALRTPVAGLLIDQVGRRQPMRSLPREVKGHYARSLHRDHEGEWDFDLTWKPVESFPVRFGWLRAIRKGHARLQAGLSVAAPVLVLSSDRSSSPSAMDEDVFSTDIVLDVRQIRRWSTAVGPHVTYAAVPGAVHDVVLSRPEPRARAYEEIRLWLDAYVLRSR; encoded by the coding sequence GTGAGCGAGCCGACCGACGTCGAGACCACCGTCGACATCCTGGGCGAGCCGTGGGTCGTGGAGACGATCCCGCTCGACGACGACTTCGAGGGCGAGGTCGTGGCCACCCTGGTCAGCCGCCGCGGTGACAGCCCGACCGAGCACGCCGTCCTGCACGTGCACGGGTTCTCCGACTACTTCTTCCACACCGAGTACGGCGAGTGGTGGCTCGAGCGCGAGCACGACGTCTACGGCCTCGACCTCCGCAAGTACGGCCGGTCGATCCGTCCGCACCAGTCCGCGACCTATGTCGCCGACCTGGAGGAGTACTTCGCGGACCTCGACGCGGCGTGGGAGCGGATCACCGTCCGCGACGGCCACACGAGGGTCGTCGTCTCCGGACACTCGACGGGCGGGCTGATCGTCGCGCTGTGGGCCGACGCCCGTCAGCCGGCGGAGCTCGCCGGGCTCCTGCTCAACTCCCCCTGGCTCGACCTCCAGGGCCGTCCCGCGCTGCGCACGCCGGTCGCCGGCCTGCTCATCGACCAGGTCGGCCGTCGCCAGCCGATGCGCTCGCTGCCGCGCGAGGTCAAGGGCCACTACGCGCGCAGCCTGCACCGCGACCACGAGGGCGAGTGGGACTTCGACCTCACCTGGAAGCCGGTCGAGTCGTTCCCCGTCCGGTTCGGCTGGTTGCGCGCCATCCGCAAGGGCCACGCCCGCCTGCAGGCGGGACTCTCGGTGGCGGCGCCCGTCCTGGTCCTCTCCTCCGACCGCAGCAGCTCGCCGTCGGCGATGGACGAGGACGTCTTCAGCACCGACATCGTGCTCGACGTCCGGCAGATCCGGCGCTGGTCGACCGCCGTCGGCCCGCACGTCACTTATGCGGCCGTCCCGGGAGCCGTCCACGACGTCGTGCTCTCGCGTCCGGAGCCCCGGGCACGGGCCTACGAGGAGATCCGACTCTGGTTGGACGCCTACGTCCTCCGCAGCCGCTAA
- a CDS encoding LLM class flavin-dependent oxidoreductase yields the protein MQIGIFTVGDVTTDPTTGRTPTEHERIKATVAIAKKAEEIGLDVFATGEHHNPPFIASNPTATLAYIGAQTENIILSTATTLITTTDPVLIAEDYAKIQHLTDGRVDLMMGRGNTGPVYPWFGKDIRQGINLAIENYALLRRLWNEDVVDWEGRFRTPLQGYTSTPRPLDGVAPFVWHGSIRSPEIAEQAAYYGDGYFHNHIFWPPSHAAQMVNLYRERYEHYGHGRADQAIVGLGGQIFMHKDSQEAVRQFRPYFDNAPVYGHGPSLEEFTEHTPLTVGSPQQVLERTLSFREYAGHYQRQLFLVDHAGLPLKTVLEQLDLLGEILPEMRKGFAEGRPADIPDAPTHASLVAAAGGAKDSTVHAEDTMTGTTDREEVDA from the coding sequence ATGCAGATCGGGATCTTCACCGTCGGCGACGTCACCACGGACCCCACCACGGGCCGGACCCCGACGGAGCACGAGCGGATCAAGGCGACCGTCGCGATCGCCAAGAAGGCCGAGGAGATCGGCCTGGACGTCTTCGCGACCGGCGAGCACCACAACCCGCCGTTCATCGCGTCCAACCCGACCGCGACCCTGGCCTACATCGGCGCGCAGACCGAGAACATCATCCTCTCGACCGCGACGACCCTCATCACCACGACCGACCCCGTGCTGATCGCCGAGGACTACGCCAAGATCCAGCACCTCACCGACGGCCGCGTCGACCTGATGATGGGCCGCGGCAACACCGGTCCCGTCTACCCGTGGTTCGGCAAGGACATCCGCCAAGGCATCAACCTGGCGATCGAGAACTACGCGCTGCTGCGCCGGCTGTGGAACGAGGACGTCGTCGACTGGGAGGGCCGCTTCCGTACGCCGCTCCAGGGCTACACCTCGACGCCGCGTCCGCTGGACGGTGTCGCGCCGTTCGTGTGGCACGGCTCGATCCGCAGCCCCGAGATCGCCGAGCAGGCGGCCTACTACGGCGACGGCTACTTCCACAACCACATCTTCTGGCCGCCCTCGCACGCCGCGCAGATGGTCAACCTCTACCGCGAGCGCTACGAGCACTACGGCCACGGCCGTGCGGACCAGGCGATCGTCGGCCTCGGTGGCCAGATCTTCATGCACAAGGACAGCCAGGAGGCCGTCCGGCAGTTCCGCCCCTACTTCGACAACGCCCCGGTCTACGGCCACGGCCCGTCGCTGGAGGAGTTCACCGAGCACACGCCGCTCACCGTCGGCTCCCCGCAGCAGGTCCTGGAGCGCACCCTGTCGTTCCGTGAGTACGCCGGCCACTACCAGCGCCAGCTCTTCCTGGTCGACCACGCGGGACTCCCGCTCAAGACCGTCCTGGAGCAGCTCGACCTGCTCGGCGAGATCCTGCCCGAGATGCGCAAGGGCTTCGCCGAGGGACGCCCGGCCGACATCCCGGACGCGCCCACCCACGCCTCGCTCGTCGCGGCCGCTGGTGGCGCGAAGGACAGCACCGTGCACGCCGAGGACACCATGACCGGCACGACCGACCGCGAGGAGGTGGACGCATGA
- a CDS encoding sulfite exporter TauE/SafE family protein, translated as MTILEIAAVLLAGVGAGTINAVVGSGTLITFPTLLALGVPPVTANMSNSLGLVPGSVAGAVGYRCELEGQRTRIVRLLVFSTTGGVLGAVLLLVLPPGAFEAVVPVLILLGVTLVVVQPRLSRYVAARAERRTGDATRESPTGPPWVLAAAFLTGVYGGYFGAAQGVILMGVLGIGVNEGLQRLNGVKNVLVAVVNGVAGLIFVVVAELGLLGSDAEVDWLVVAVIAVGAVIGGFLGAAVGRKLPPLVLRGAIVVVGLVAVTVMLAT; from the coding sequence GTGACCATCCTCGAGATCGCCGCCGTCCTGCTCGCGGGCGTCGGCGCCGGGACGATCAACGCCGTCGTCGGCTCCGGCACCCTCATCACCTTCCCGACCCTGCTGGCGCTCGGCGTTCCCCCCGTGACCGCCAACATGTCCAACAGCCTCGGCCTCGTGCCGGGATCGGTCGCCGGCGCCGTCGGCTACCGATGCGAGCTGGAGGGCCAGCGCACCCGGATCGTGCGGCTGCTGGTCTTCTCCACGACCGGGGGCGTGCTGGGGGCGGTGCTGCTGCTCGTGCTGCCTCCCGGGGCCTTCGAGGCCGTCGTACCGGTGCTCATCCTGCTGGGCGTGACGCTGGTGGTGGTCCAGCCGCGGTTGTCGCGGTACGTCGCCGCGCGGGCCGAGCGTCGTACCGGCGACGCGACGAGGGAATCGCCCACGGGTCCGCCGTGGGTGCTGGCCGCCGCCTTCCTGACCGGCGTGTACGGCGGCTACTTCGGCGCCGCCCAGGGCGTGATCCTGATGGGCGTGCTCGGGATCGGGGTCAACGAGGGCCTGCAGCGGCTCAACGGCGTGAAGAACGTGCTCGTGGCCGTCGTCAACGGCGTGGCCGGGCTGATCTTCGTCGTGGTGGCCGAGCTCGGCCTGCTCGGCAGCGACGCCGAGGTCGACTGGCTGGTCGTGGCGGTGATCGCCGTCGGTGCGGTGATCGGCGGCTTCCTGGGCGCGGCGGTGGGCCGCAAGCTGCCGCCGCTCGTGCTGCGCGGCGCGATCGTGGTGGTCGGCCTGGTGGCCGTCACCGTGATGCTGGCGACCTGA
- a CDS encoding YwaF family protein, with product MDPYGTTHLVPLGLFVVGLAVAVVLGRRHAEADGPTRFSRAWALLVPAVTIPFQVIDLVANFDIDVTLPLHLCDLAWIAATWALWTHRPFPVALTYFWGLTLTIQGVLTPSLNEDLPHPRYFAFWALHLLIVWAAVYLVVGLRRAPRWQDYRAAVVTTLAWAVATYTFNVLADTNYGYLVRKPRSSILDLLGPWPWYVVEEIAIVVTAWALLTVAAQWWAARAAGPSGTHGVEAAVDVDDLAGGGREQV from the coding sequence GTGGACCCGTACGGCACGACACACCTGGTGCCGCTGGGCCTGTTCGTCGTGGGCCTGGCGGTCGCGGTCGTGCTGGGCAGGCGACACGCGGAGGCCGACGGGCCGACCCGGTTCAGCCGCGCCTGGGCGCTCCTCGTGCCGGCGGTGACGATCCCGTTCCAGGTGATCGACCTCGTCGCGAACTTCGACATCGACGTCACGCTGCCGCTGCACCTGTGCGACCTGGCCTGGATCGCCGCGACCTGGGCGCTGTGGACGCACCGTCCGTTCCCGGTGGCGCTGACCTACTTCTGGGGTCTCACGCTAACGATCCAGGGCGTGCTCACGCCCTCGCTCAACGAGGACCTGCCGCACCCGCGGTACTTCGCCTTCTGGGCGCTGCACCTGCTGATCGTGTGGGCGGCGGTGTACCTCGTCGTCGGGCTGCGCCGGGCGCCGCGCTGGCAGGACTACCGTGCCGCCGTCGTCACGACGCTGGCGTGGGCCGTGGCGACGTACACCTTCAACGTGCTGGCCGACACCAACTACGGCTACCTCGTCCGCAAGCCGCGCTCGTCGATCCTCGACCTGCTCGGCCCGTGGCCGTGGTACGTCGTCGAGGAGATCGCGATCGTGGTCACGGCCTGGGCGCTGCTGACCGTCGCCGCCCAGTGGTGGGCGGCGCGTGCGGCAGGACCGTCAGGCACCCATGGCGTGGAAGCCGCCGTCGACGTGGACGATCTCGCCGGTGGTGGCCGGGAACAGGTCTGA
- the serB gene encoding phosphoserine phosphatase SerB — MSPHDAPDTLLITVTGTDRPGVTSAVLETLSLSGVSVVDVEQILMRGRLVLGVLVTAPRDAKKLRKAVTETVEALGMSVDIERGSGDNRSRSRDRAHVTIIGAPLKASAMAAIAGRIADCGGNIDRIERMARYPVTAIELHTSGAAPDRLRTLLAVEAARHGIDVAVQPASLLRHGVRLIVMDVDSTLIQGEVIEMLAEHAGYGAEVADVTERAMRGELDFEQSLRARVKLLAGLDASVIDEVYDAIVVNPGARTMVRTLRRLGYRFAIVSGGFSQITDRLAEDLGIHRARANTLEIVDGRLTGEVVGEVVDRAGKARALREFAADLGVPEAATIAIGDGANDLDMLDAAGLGIAYNARPVVREAADTSLTVPYLDTIMYLLGISREEIEAADAEAGIVTPAPPLA, encoded by the coding sequence ATGAGCCCTCACGACGCCCCTGACACGCTGCTGATCACCGTCACCGGAACGGACCGGCCGGGCGTGACGTCCGCGGTCCTCGAGACCCTCTCCCTCTCCGGGGTCTCGGTCGTCGACGTCGAGCAGATCCTGATGCGCGGGCGGCTCGTGCTCGGCGTGCTGGTCACCGCGCCGCGCGACGCCAAGAAGCTGCGCAAGGCCGTCACCGAGACCGTCGAGGCACTCGGCATGAGCGTCGACATCGAGCGCGGCTCCGGCGACAACCGCAGCCGCTCGCGCGACCGCGCCCACGTCACGATCATCGGCGCTCCCCTCAAGGCATCGGCCATGGCGGCGATCGCCGGCCGGATCGCCGACTGCGGCGGCAACATCGACCGCATCGAGCGGATGGCGCGCTACCCCGTGACCGCCATCGAGCTGCACACCTCGGGCGCCGCGCCGGACCGCCTCCGGACCCTGCTCGCCGTCGAGGCGGCCCGCCACGGCATCGACGTCGCCGTCCAGCCGGCCAGCCTCCTGCGCCACGGCGTCCGCCTGATCGTGATGGACGTCGACTCGACGCTCATCCAGGGCGAGGTCATCGAGATGCTCGCCGAGCACGCCGGCTACGGCGCCGAGGTCGCCGACGTCACCGAGCGTGCGATGCGCGGCGAGCTCGACTTCGAGCAGTCGCTGCGCGCCCGGGTCAAGCTGCTCGCGGGACTCGACGCGTCCGTCATCGACGAGGTGTACGACGCCATCGTGGTCAACCCCGGCGCCCGGACGATGGTCCGCACCCTGCGCCGGCTCGGCTACCGGTTCGCCATCGTGTCCGGCGGGTTCAGCCAGATCACCGACCGGCTCGCCGAGGACCTCGGCATCCACCGCGCCCGCGCGAACACGCTCGAGATCGTCGACGGCAGGCTCACCGGCGAGGTCGTCGGCGAGGTGGTGGACCGGGCCGGCAAGGCGCGGGCACTGCGCGAGTTCGCCGCCGACCTCGGCGTCCCCGAGGCGGCCACCATCGCGATCGGCGACGGCGCGAACGACCTCGACATGCTCGACGCCGCGGGCCTCGGCATCGCGTACAACGCGCGCCCGGTCGTGCGCGAGGCGGCCGACACCTCGCTCACCGTGCCCTACCTCGACACGATCATGTACCTCCTCGGGATCAGCCGCGAGGAGATCGAGGCGGCCGACGCCGAGGCCGGGATCGTGACCCCGGCTCCCCCGCTGGCCTGA
- a CDS encoding SixA phosphatase family protein, translating into MQNSRRLVIIRHAKAEPYAPTDVERVLADRGRVEGRMLGEWLAAEGVAPDAAYVSYAARTRETWDVVAAGAGWTLVPEYDGNLYGTDEEGVLDLVRGTKDDAATVVVVGHNPTMGMLVQLLDDGEGAATGSVALGSFPTSTAAIFTVDGAWADLAPMAARLDAFHVARA; encoded by the coding sequence GTGCAGAACTCTCGGCGTCTCGTCATCATCCGGCACGCCAAGGCGGAGCCGTACGCGCCCACCGACGTGGAGCGCGTGCTGGCCGACCGGGGCCGGGTCGAGGGCCGGATGCTCGGCGAGTGGCTCGCGGCCGAGGGCGTGGCCCCCGATGCCGCCTACGTCTCGTACGCCGCCCGCACCCGTGAGACCTGGGACGTCGTCGCCGCCGGAGCCGGCTGGACCCTCGTGCCCGAGTACGACGGCAACCTCTACGGCACCGACGAGGAGGGCGTCCTCGACCTGGTCCGCGGCACGAAGGACGACGCTGCGACGGTCGTGGTCGTCGGGCACAACCCGACGATGGGGATGCTGGTCCAGCTCCTCGACGACGGCGAGGGTGCCGCGACCGGCTCCGTCGCGCTCGGCAGCTTCCCGACCAGCACGGCGGCGATCTTCACCGTCGACGGCGCCTGGGCGGACCTGGCGCCCATGGCGGCCCGGCTCGACGCCTTCCACGTCGCCCGGGCCTGA
- the fabI gene encoding enoyl-ACP reductase FabI, translating to MTETTINSNGILAGKNVLVAGVTLDTSIGFAVAKFAQEQGATVLVSNFGQALRITRRIVKRLPVLPEVIELDVTDPEHLAALPGAVREALGEDAVLHGVVHSIAYGNPETLLGGKFLEGPWKDVAQAVEVSAYSLKSLAVACRPLLQPGSSIVGLTFDASVAWPVYDWMGVAKAALESTNRYLARDLGSEGVRVNLVSAGPLRTLAAKAIPGFEDLESMWTTKSPLGWDNTDQEPTAKAVCALLSDLFPATTGEIVHVDGGFHAMGA from the coding sequence ATGACGGAGACCACCATCAACAGCAACGGCATTCTCGCCGGCAAGAACGTCCTCGTCGCGGGCGTCACCCTCGACACCTCGATCGGCTTCGCGGTCGCGAAGTTCGCGCAGGAGCAGGGCGCGACCGTCCTCGTGTCGAACTTCGGCCAGGCCCTGCGGATCACCCGCCGGATCGTGAAGCGCCTCCCGGTGCTGCCCGAGGTCATCGAGCTCGACGTCACCGACCCCGAGCACCTCGCCGCCCTCCCGGGCGCGGTGCGCGAGGCGCTCGGCGAGGACGCGGTCCTCCACGGGGTCGTCCACTCGATCGCCTACGGCAACCCGGAGACGCTGCTCGGCGGCAAGTTCCTCGAGGGTCCGTGGAAGGACGTCGCGCAGGCCGTCGAGGTCTCGGCGTACTCCCTGAAGTCCCTCGCCGTCGCCTGCCGCCCCCTGCTGCAGCCGGGCAGCTCGATCGTCGGCCTCACCTTCGACGCGTCGGTCGCCTGGCCGGTCTACGACTGGATGGGCGTCGCCAAGGCGGCCCTCGAGTCGACCAACCGCTACCTCGCGCGCGACCTCGGCTCCGAGGGTGTCCGGGTCAACCTGGTCTCCGCCGGCCCGCTGCGCACGCTGGCCGCCAAGGCCATCCCCGGCTTCGAGGACCTCGAGTCGATGTGGACCACGAAGTCGCCGCTCGGCTGGGACAACACCGACCAGGAGCCGACCGCCAAGGCGGTCTGCGCCCTGCTGTCAGACCTGTTCCCGGCCACCACCGGCGAGATCGTCCACGTCGACGGCGGCTTCCACGCCATGGGTGCCTGA
- a CDS encoding SPFH domain-containing protein, whose amino-acid sequence MVVLVVLILLLLFVITVVAKSIRVVPQAYTGIVERFGKYKETLPAGLNFVVPFIDKVRYMIDLREQVVSFPPQAAITEDNLTVDVDTVIYFQVTDPIAATYEISNYIQAIEQLTMTTLRNVVGGMDLEQTLTSRESINSGLSAVLDETTGRWGIKVKRVEIKGIDPPPSIKDAMEKQMRAERDKRALVLTAEGQRQSAILTAEGNKQAAILNAEGERESQILRAQAEREAQILRAQGEGQAIQTVFQAIHDGRPDQSLLAYQYLQMMPRIAEGDANKVWVIPSEITKALEGLGSSIHEVAGIPRSTSGPAKRVDMGPSEPVESVTGTSEAVQEAIAEAESAARPGQPGEPPAQP is encoded by the coding sequence ATGGTCGTCCTGGTCGTCCTGATCCTCCTGCTTCTCTTCGTGATCACCGTGGTCGCGAAGTCGATCCGGGTGGTGCCGCAGGCCTACACCGGCATCGTCGAGCGCTTCGGCAAGTACAAGGAGACGCTGCCCGCGGGCCTGAACTTCGTGGTGCCCTTCATCGACAAGGTGCGCTACATGATCGACCTGCGCGAGCAGGTCGTCAGCTTCCCGCCCCAGGCCGCCATCACCGAGGACAACCTGACGGTCGACGTCGACACGGTCATCTACTTCCAGGTCACCGACCCCATCGCGGCGACGTACGAGATCTCCAACTACATCCAGGCGATCGAGCAGCTCACCATGACCACGCTGCGCAATGTCGTCGGCGGCATGGACCTCGAGCAGACGCTGACCAGCCGCGAGTCGATCAACAGCGGCCTGTCCGCAGTGCTCGACGAGACGACCGGGCGCTGGGGCATCAAGGTCAAGCGCGTCGAGATCAAGGGGATCGACCCGCCGCCGTCCATCAAGGACGCGATGGAGAAGCAGATGCGCGCCGAGCGCGACAAGCGCGCCCTCGTCCTCACCGCGGAGGGCCAGCGCCAGTCGGCCATCCTCACCGCGGAGGGCAACAAGCAGGCCGCGATCCTCAACGCCGAGGGTGAGCGCGAGTCGCAGATCCTGCGCGCCCAGGCCGAGCGGGAGGCCCAGATCCTGCGGGCCCAGGGCGAGGGGCAGGCGATCCAGACGGTCTTCCAGGCGATCCACGACGGCCGCCCGGACCAGTCGCTGCTCGCCTACCAGTACCTCCAGATGATGCCGCGCATCGCCGAGGGCGACGCCAACAAGGTGTGGGTCATCCCGTCCGAGATCACCAAGGCGCTCGAGGGCCTCGGCTCCTCGATCCACGAGGTCGCCGGCATCCCGAGGTCGACCTCCGGCCCGGCCAAGCGCGTCGACATGGGCCCGTCCGAGCCGGTGGAGTCGGTGACCGGCACCAGCGAGGCGGTCCAGGAGGCCATCGCCGAGGCCGAGAGCGCGGCACGCCCGGGCCAGCCGGGGGAGCCTCCCGCCCAGCCGTGA
- a CDS encoding dodecin, whose amino-acid sequence MSNRTYRISEIVGTSPDGIDQAIRNGVDRAGQTLRHLDWFEVTQVRGQVKDGQVEHFQVTMKIGFRLEDDE is encoded by the coding sequence ATGTCCAATCGCACCTACCGCATCAGCGAGATCGTCGGCACCTCTCCCGACGGCATCGACCAGGCCATCCGCAACGGCGTCGACCGCGCCGGCCAGACCCTGCGCCACCTCGACTGGTTCGAGGTCACCCAGGTCCGTGGCCAGGTCAAGGACGGCCAGGTCGAGCACTTCCAGGTCACGATGAAGATCGGCTTCCGGCTGGAGGACGACGAGTAG
- a CDS encoding NfeD family protein translates to MDWLRDHLWETWLAVGIALALAELLSMDLFLLMLAGGALAGMGAAFLTDSVVVQVLVASAAALLLLAGVRPPLVRRLHGGPDLVLGPASLVGSRGIVTEAVAEHRPGRVKIGGESWLAVSAGAESGIEVGRTVEIVSIGGATAVVRPVSDPPAPPALPEAN, encoded by the coding sequence ATGGACTGGCTGCGCGACCACCTCTGGGAGACCTGGCTCGCCGTTGGGATCGCCCTCGCGCTGGCCGAGCTGCTCAGCATGGACCTGTTCCTGCTCATGCTCGCCGGCGGTGCGCTCGCCGGCATGGGCGCGGCCTTCCTGACCGACAGCGTCGTCGTCCAGGTCCTCGTCGCCTCGGCTGCAGCGCTGCTGCTCCTGGCCGGCGTCCGCCCACCGCTCGTACGCCGCCTGCACGGTGGACCGGACCTGGTCCTCGGACCGGCGAGCCTGGTCGGGTCGCGCGGCATCGTCACCGAGGCCGTCGCCGAGCACCGGCCCGGCCGCGTGAAGATCGGCGGCGAGAGCTGGCTGGCCGTCTCCGCGGGCGCGGAGTCCGGCATCGAGGTCGGGCGTACCGTCGAGATCGTCTCCATCGGCGGCGCCACCGCCGTGGTGCGCCCGGTGAGCGACCCGCCTGCTCCGCCCGCGCTTCCCGAAGCGAACTGA